Proteins encoded by one window of Flavobacterium sp. N502540:
- a CDS encoding TlpA family protein disulfide reductase, translating to MNKFLITGLLICSTLGVIGQTKSSIKFTAKITNRNSDTLVIKGKDNFKQVIPINKKGVFVASFDAPKGFYMFSDGTEGSNLYLKPNSDVNLTMDAKEFDETIVYKGKGVEESNFLAQQALNDERFQKEAFVKEAAEFASLLEAKLKTDMASLEKGNFDAEFTTALKKKFESFNRYAVSEYESVAKANKMKGTLSPDFNYENHKGGKTKLSDLKGKYVYIDLWATWCAPCRAEIPYLQKLEEKYHGKNIEFVSVSVDKAKDNEKWKKFVTDKKLGGIQLFADKDWESEFVTSYGVTGIPRFIIVDPSGKVVSSDAERPSSPELQTQLDALLK from the coding sequence ATGAACAAATTTTTAATAACCGGTTTGTTGATTTGCAGCACCTTGGGTGTGATCGGTCAGACCAAGAGCTCAATTAAATTTACCGCTAAGATTACGAATAGAAACAGTGATACTTTAGTGATAAAAGGAAAGGATAATTTCAAACAGGTGATTCCAATTAATAAAAAGGGAGTTTTTGTGGCTTCTTTTGATGCTCCTAAAGGGTTTTATATGTTTTCAGATGGAACGGAAGGTTCTAACTTGTATTTAAAACCGAATTCGGATGTTAATCTGACAATGGACGCTAAGGAGTTTGATGAAACAATTGTGTATAAAGGTAAAGGGGTTGAGGAAAGTAATTTTTTGGCTCAGCAGGCTTTAAATGATGAAAGGTTTCAGAAGGAAGCTTTTGTTAAGGAAGCTGCAGAATTTGCATCGTTATTGGAAGCAAAGCTGAAAACGGATATGGCAAGTTTAGAGAAAGGTAATTTTGACGCTGAGTTTACAACGGCTCTGAAAAAGAAATTTGAAAGTTTTAATCGTTATGCGGTTAGTGAATATGAAAGTGTAGCGAAAGCCAATAAGATGAAAGGAACTTTGTCTCCTGATTTTAATTATGAAAACCATAAAGGAGGAAAGACAAAGCTTTCTGATTTAAAAGGAAAGTATGTTTATATTGATCTTTGGGCTACCTGGTGCGCGCCATGCAGAGCAGAGATTCCATATTTACAAAAACTGGAAGAAAAGTATCATGGAAAAAATATTGAGTTCGTGAGTGTATCTGTTGATAAAGCGAAGGATAATGAAAAATGGAAGAAGTTTGTGACGGATAAGAAGCTTGGAGGGATTCAATTGTTTGCTGATAAAGACTGGGAATCTGAGTTTGTAACAAGCTATGGTGTTACCGGAATTCCAAGATTTATTATTGTGGATCCAAGCGGTAAAGTAGTAAGCAGTGATGCAGAAAGACCTTCATCTCCAGAACTTCAGACGCAATTAGATGCGTTATTAAAGTAA
- a CDS encoding toxin-antitoxin system YwqK family antitoxin: MKKCVILVAILFSGILVAQEIKPELEAVGNRVKATYYYENGSVQQEGFFKDGKLDGVWVSYDTKGNKMAVGEYTEGVKTGKWIFFNDKNLCEVAYENSKVTSVKNLQKNALANRN, from the coding sequence ATGAAAAAGTGTGTAATTTTAGTTGCAATATTGTTCTCTGGAATTTTAGTTGCACAAGAGATAAAACCGGAATTGGAAGCTGTTGGAAATAGAGTAAAAGCTACGTATTACTATGAAAATGGTAGTGTTCAACAAGAGGGTTTCTTCAAAGACGGTAAGTTAGATGGTGTTTGGGTATCGTATGATACAAAAGGAAATAAGATGGCTGTTGGAGAATACACTGAAGGAGTAAAAACCGGAAAATGGATTTTCTTCAATGATAAAAATCTTTGCGAAGTGGCGTATGAAAACAGCAAAGTAACATCTGTTAAGAATTTACAGAAAAATGCTTTAGCAAATAGAAATTAA